GCATCTTGTGGGAGGCGTCTCCGACGCCGATTCCGCTCACCACTTCAAAGCACCGCGACCTTGCTAGCGGCTTCGGGATCGGAGATCCCTCCCACAGAATTGCTAGCAGCGCAACTAGGGCTTCGCAGCCTGTTCGCCGCCCCAAGGCAGCGTCGGCCAAAGCAGCGTCCGCCCGTCGCGACCGCTAGTGAGCGCTTGGCTCCCATCCGGCGAGAAGCTCACCGAAGTCACTTCCTCGCCATGCCCGGCGAGCGTGAGCAGCTCTTTGCCGGTGGCGGCATCCCACAGCTTCACGCCGTTGTCTTCGCTGCCTGTGATCGCCCGCCCGCCGTCGGCGGTGAGCGCCACGCTGGTGATGGCGCCGGTGTGGCCGGCCAGCGTCTGGCGCTGTTCGCCGGTGGCCGCGTCCCACACGATCGCCGTATTGTCATCGCTGCCGGTAATGATCCATTTTCCATCGGCCGAGTAATCTCCGCTACGCACGGCCCACTCATGTCCGGCGAGCGTCAGCAGCAACTCGCCGCTCGCGGCGTCGTATACCCTGCCCGTCTTGTCCTCGGCCGAGACGAGCACGCGCGTCCCGTCGGGCGAGAAGACGGCTTGCCGAAACCGCATCTTGCCATCGCCGAACTTCGGCTCGAGCGGAGCGCCGTCGGCCGCGTTCCAGAGCCGCGCGGTGCCGTCGTCGCTCGCCGTCAGCACCTTGGTTCCATCGGGCGAGTAGCGAACGCTGTTGATGAAGCCATCGTGCAGCGCGTCGATCTTGGCGACGACGTTGCCGGTGGCGCGATCCCAAATCTTGGCCGAGCGATCCCAACTGCCGGTCACGACTCGCTTGCCGTCAGGCGAAAGATCGGCCGACGCCACGACGCCATGCGGGCTAAAGCGAACTTCCAGCTCGCGGCTATCGAGATTGAAGATGCGAGCGTCGTTACCGCCGATCGACAGCACGCCGCGATCATCGGGCGTGAACCGTGCGGCCCACACGAGCCCGCCGTCATCGCCGAGATTCAGCCACGGCTGCGGCTTGCCCGATGCCTCGTCGCTGACCGTCAGCTCAGTCCCATCAGCAAGATTCCAGAGTCGCACCGTCCCATCGGCGGAACAAGCGGTGACAGCCAATTGTCCGTCGCTCGACAAGTCGATCGAAGTAAACGCCGTCTCGGGCGTCGGCGACTCCATCGTTTGCAGCAGCTTGGCGTCGGCGAGCGACCAGAGCCGCAGCTTGCCGTCGTCGCACGAGGTGAGCGCGAGCTTGCCGTCGGCGCTGACCGCGACGTCGGTCACCCACTCAGGGTGCTTCAGCACGCCGGCGCGAATCTCCTTGCCGGTGGCGACGTCCCACTGGCCGCAGGTGTTGTCGCCGCTGGAGGTAATCAGCCTAGCGCCATCGTCGGCGAACGTCATCGCCGTGATCGTGCGGCTATGGCCGCGAAGCCAATCACCCGCTTGCCAAGTTTTGCTGGCGGGATCGAAGCGCCATAAGCGAGCATGTCCTTGATCGTCACCGGTAGCGAGCAGTTGGCCGTTGGGTGCGAACGCGACGGCCGTGACTTCTGCTTGATGGCCATCGAGCGTGGCCAGCTTATCGCCGCTGTTGGCGTCCCAGACGATTGCGGAACCGCCCGCGCCGCCGGTAGCGATCAGCGAACCGTCGCCGCTCACCGCGAGCGCCGCCGTCCGTCCGGTATCGTCAAGCCGCAGATTCTCGGCGCCGGTCGCCACGTCCCACAACCGCACGGTACCGTCGCCGGCGCCCGTAGCGAGCCGCGAACCATCGGCGAAGAACACGGCCGAACTCGCGAGGAAGTCGTGCCCCTCGGCCAGTTGCTCCAATCGCCCAAGCGACGCCGCGTTCCACACCGAAGCGCTCCGATCGGCGCTCGCCGTGACAATCTCCGAACCATCTCGCGAGAAGCGCGACGAGAGGATCGCGTAGCGCGAGTCTTCGTCACCGCCGTCGAGCGGACGTTGCTCCGCATAGGCGGCGGGCCGCCAGAGCTTGATCTGGGCATCGCGACCGCCGGAGAGAAGCTGCTGTCCGTCCGCCGAATAGGCGAGGCTGCGGACATGGCTCGCGTGGCCGCGGAGTTGCTTCAGCGGTTTCGCCGCAGCGAGATCCCACACGACAATCACGTTGTCTTGCCCGCCACTGGCAAGCGTTGCGCCGTCAGGTGCGAACGCGAGCGTGCGGACCGGTCCGCGATGGGCGAGCAACTCCGTTTCGTGCGCCGGCGGATCCGCGGAGCCGTCGAGTCGGCGTGCGATGTCGATCCCCTGCGCTTCCGTTGGATCCCAGAGCAAGACTTTGCCGTCGTACCCAGCCGTGGCGATGCGATCGCCAGCAGGCGAGAAGCGGGCCGCGTAAACGGGGCCGCGGTGACGCGTGAACTCGGTCCGTTGTTTGTATTCGCCGCTGGCAGCCGTGCTGTCCCGCTGCCAGACGATTGCCTTGCCATCTTGCCCCGCGGTGACGATCTGCTTGCCATCGGGCGAGAACTCGGCCGACCACACCCACCACGTGTGGCCACGCAGCGTTTGCATCTCTTTGCCCGTCGCGAGATCCCACAACCGCGCCGTGTGATCGTAGCCGCTGGTGAGCAGGTAGCGGTCGTCGGGCGAGAAGCGGACGCTGAGGATCGCGTCCTCGTGGCCAACAAGTTTGGCAAGGAGCTTGCCGTCGGCGACGCTGTAGACGTTGACGACGCCGTCGCTGCCGCCTGCCGCGAGGCGGGCGCCGGCGCCGTCATAGGCGACGGCGTGCACATACTCCCCTTGCGGCAGCTCATGCACTGGCTTGCCAGTCTGCAAATTCCAAATGGTCGCTTTGCCGTCCCAATCGCCGGTCGCGACGTGCGTCGCATCGGGAGCGAACGCCGCAGCGTCGATCGGCGCCGAGTTTTTCCACGAGCGTTCCGCAAGATTGCAAAGATAGTCGAGACGGCCCCACTCCCAACCGCGGAGTTCCGGCGGGCACTGAGCAAGCAGTTCCGCAGCGCGGTCGAAGGCGCCTTCGTCGATTTTCGCCTTCGTCAGCCCGATACGGGCGACGTATGCGGCGTATTCTTCAGCATCTTGAGCTTTCTCGGCGGCGATGGTGGCCGCCTCCGCTTTTTGCCGCTGTTCGACGGCAATGGCGAGGTTTTCTTTTGCTTCGCCTTCTGCGTTCGTCGCACGGACAGTTTCTTTCTCGGCACGATCGCGTGCCACCTCGGCCTTCGCGAAGTTCTGCTTCGCCTCATCCTCGGCGGCGACCGCGCGAATTCGTTGCGACACCGCCTCATCGCGTTGCGAACGAACTGCGACGAAGGCGATCGAAACAATGCCAATGACCGCTGCAATGAGCGCCGCCACGGCGCCCTTCAGCAGCTTAATCCGCCTCTGCCGCGATGCCCGCTCCGCGAGGCCGCGGCGCAGTTCGACGAGCGTCTCGCGATGCGATTCGCGTTGTTCGTCGAGCAGCGAAACGCCAAGATCGTAGTCGCCCTTGGCCAGCGCAAGCCGAGCGTAGTCGATGCGGGCCGAATCGAGCAGCGCGGCCGCCCGATGGTTGCCGATCCACAAGACCAGCGCTTCTTCAAGCCCGTAGTTTGCTCGCGCGTATAGCTCGTAGTCTTGCTGCTCTGCGGCCGCCTTCAGGTGCCGCTCCGCATGCTCGACCAGATGAATGCTTTGCGAGTGCGACTGGTAGTCGCGAACAGCCTGCTGGAACTCCGGCACGGTCGCGTGCCGCTCGGCCGGGTCGGTCGCCATCGCCTTCATGGCGATGTCCATCAGCTCGCCGTTGCGATCGGTGGCGATGATTTGGTTCTTCGCGGCCGAGAAAAGGCACGCCATCACCGTCTTGCCGCTGTGGGGCGGCTTGCCGACGATCGCTTCGAACAAGATCGCGCCGAGCAAGTACACGTCGCTGGCGGCAGTGATTTTCTCGATCGGCCCGGTCGCCATTTCAGGCGCCATGTAGGCGGGCGTCCCGCCCATCGCATCCGATTGCGAAACGCTCGCCGCGTTGGGGAAGTCGGGACTCACCCGCGCGAGGCCCCAGTCCATCACCAGCACTTCGCCGAAGTCGCCGAGCATGATGTTCTCGGGCTTCAGGTCGCGATGGATGACGCCGTTCACATGCGCAAATGCCACCGCGTCGGCGGCTCGCAACAGAATCGTCAGGTTCTCGTCGAGCGAACGCTCTTTGATCACTTTGTTCCACGGCGTCCCCTTCACTCGCTTCATCGAGTAAAAGAGGGCCCCGTCGTTGTTGGCGCCGAGGTCGTAGATCGGGACGATGTTCGGGTGGTCGAGTTCGCCGGTGACGACCGCTTCGGAAATGAACTTCTCGCGTTGGGCGGCGTTCTTGCTATCCTCGCCCTTGAGCATCTTGAGCGCGACGGTCCGCGCAATCGACGATTGCCGCGCCGCGTAGACGACGCCCATGCCGCCTTCGCCGATAACGTTTAGCAGTTCGTAGTCGGGGGCGTCAGCCGGCGACATCGTCACCATGCTCGTGGCCCCGCTCGTCCGCACGTTTCGCGACTTGACGATCAGCGACGAGTTGCTGATGAACGAGCCGTTGATCGTTTCCTTTTGCTTGATCGTCACATTGGCGTCGGACGAACCGCCGGCAACGGTCCCTTCCCAATGCGACGTCAGCGAGCTCTCGTCGATTGCCGACGAGCCGCCGAGGAACTGAACCGTTTGCTCGGCGTTGAATGCGACCGTCTTCGGGCTCGACTGTTCATCGTCGGTGAGCTCAAGGCTCATGCTGCTCAGTTCGAGCGACGCGATCGTCTCGCTTGACGAACTGCCGGAACCGGGCGCGGGCAGCTCGATGGTCATCTCGTTGCTGCGCCGATTCGCGTCGGACTCTTCTTCCGAGAGAAACCACTCGCCAGCGCCCGACGACGGCGGCTTGCCGACTTTGCCGACGTCGGCGATGGTTTGCATGTTGCCCGAGTCTGGCCGCGGGGCGTCGCCGGTCCACGTCGCTTGCGAACTCTCGGGCGCCTTGCCCGTCTCGGAGATGTTCCGTCGCGGAAGTTGCCGCACCACCGCGCCGCACGATGCGCAACGGCCCGCCTTCACGGCAGCGTCGTCCATCTCACGTTGGCAGTTGGGGCAGGCAGACATCGGCTAATTGGCAACGAACACGAGTCGAAGCGGGCTGGTGGAACCGGGCCGCGGGCAAGCTTCGATTGTAATCACGGGGCAAACTGGGACTGCTGCCGCGGCCCCGATTCCGGCAGGACGTGGCAATCCGTTCGCCAGCAACGGGCCGCCCGCCGTTGGGTTGGAGCGATTCTGCGGGCTAACGGGGCTTCTTCGGGCGGGTGAGCGCCGAGCGGAGCCGCTTCCACTGGTCCGGTTTCGCTCGGGCGATGGCCTCTTCCATCTGGTGGTAGGAGCTCTTTCCGGCCCCCGACAGGGCGATCGCCACGCCGGCGAGCGTGGCGCCGTGGTAGATCGCCGTCGACGAGCGCGGCCGCATGCCAAGGCCGGCGAGCGGTTCGAGTTGCGTGGGCGGCTCGACCGCGGCGCCTTCGTCGCCAATGGGGACGGCAGCCGGTTGTTCTTCGGCAGGTTGCGTGGTCGCCTCTTCAGTCGGCGGCCGATCGCGGGCGCCTTCACTGTCGTCGCCCGGATCGATGAGCTTGCCGTTGCGAACGAAGACGTCGATCACGAGTCGTCGCGCATTCGTCTCCGACTGCACGAGATAGATCACGTAGTGATTGTCGGGCAGGTTCTTGAAGAGCGCCGGCAGGTTGTTCAGCACGTTCGACGGCAATCGGAAACGCTGCCCAGTCGTGCCGTCGGGATTGATCACGCACAGTTCGAGGTAACGTTCGCTTGCGGCGCGGGTGTCGCCGCCACCGCCGCCGTCGTCAGTCGTAATGATGGTGACGAGTCGCGATTCGGCGGCCGTCGGCAACAGCGGTACGACTTGCCGATCGGGGAAGGTGAGAATCGCCACCTGCGGCGACGTGTCGATCCGGAACTTCTCGGCGCCGAGGCCCGGCTGCGAGATGTCGACCGTCTCGATATTGCTCGCGCCAATGGCGACGACTCCCGGTGTATCGAAGTCGTCGTCGAACACTTGCACCGTCAGCGTGATGTCGCCGGTCGGGTTGAGCGGATCGGGCGGACCGCTGTACTTGTGCATGAAGACCTGCGTCTGCCCATTCCCGGCAACGTCGACGGGGTAGGTCGAGATCGTCCCGTCGCCCCAGTCGACTTGGACGTTAAACTTGTCGGCGCCCGGGTCGGTGAACTGCAACGTGAGCGTCGTCTCGCCCTTGTTGTTGACGTCGGTAGCGACGATAGGCTTGAGCGTCGGATTGACGTTCCGCACCGTCACTTCGATCTCTTTCGTCACCGAACCGCCGTCGTCGTCGAACAACGTCACGGTGATCGTGTACTTGTTATCGGCGTCGTTGTCGGCGTACTTGTGCGACGAGGCGAGTGTGCCGAGCGTCGGCGTTCCCGGCGAACCGTTCGTGACGCTTGCCGGCAATTGGCCCGTTTGAGGAGTGGTCCCATCGCCCCAATCGATCGTGTAGTAGAACGACTCGACCGAAGCGCCATTGGGGTTGTTCGGATTGTTGAAGCCGGGATCGCTGAAGGTTCCGAGGTTCGGCAGATTAAGCGTTTGCCCCTCGTCGATGACGAAGACGCCGTTGGTAAGGTTGAGCGAGGGGGCGACGTTCTCGACGGTGATTGTGAACGTCCGATCAACGAAGCCGCCGTCATCGTCGCGGAATCGCACCGTGACGGTGTACGTGCCGTTGTCGGCGTAAACGTGCGGCGTCGACACGAAGTCGGCCGTCGTCGCCACGCCGGGCGAACCGCTCACGCGGTTGTTGATCGTCAGCGACTGCGGCCCCGTGCCATCGCCCCAGTCGACGGTCGCATCGTGGAATGTCTCCTGCGTCCCCTGGGCGCCATTGTCGAAGCCGGGGTCGGTCACGCCGACGCCGATGCCGCCGAGCGTGATCGGCGTCCCTTCGTTGACGACGATCGCGGGATTTTGGAACTTTAGCGACGGATCGACGTTCAGCACCGTCACCTGGAAGGTCGACGTCGTGACGCCGCCGTCGTCGTCGCGCACCGTCACCGTGACGGTGTAGACGCCGTTATCGGCGTAGACATGCGTGCCGTCGAACGAACCCGCCGTTGGCGCGCCGGGGCTGCCGAGTTGATCAATCGTTGCGGCGCCAGTGCTGTTCGCGGAACCGTCGCCCCAATTGATTTCGTAGGTGAACTCTTCGGTGGTCTCGCCGCCGTTGAGGACGTTGCCGGCGTTGAGCGGATTGTTGAAGCCGGGGTCGGTGAACTGACCGATGTTCGGCAGCGACAGCACGCCCCCTTCGTTGACCGTCTGCGAGCCAGGAACCGTGAGCGTCGGCGCCACGTTGTTTACATGCACCGCTGCTGAGCCCTCGCCGACGCCGCCGTCGTCGTCGATCACCTTCACATAAACGGCGTAGACGCCGTTGTCGGCGTAGGTATGGTTGGCGGAGAACGCGTGGCCCGTCGCCGTGCCGACGGTCACGTGGCCATCGCCCCAGGTGATTTCAACCTGGTGCGTATCTTGCGAGCCGACGTCGTCGAACGTGACGCCGAGATTGACCTGACTCCCCTCGGTAATGATGCTCGCCACAGGGGCGGCGACGACGTTTCCCGGGGCGACGTTGTTGACTTGCACCGTTGCGTTGCCGACCGCTTGGCCGCCATCGTCGTCGCGGACCGTCGCCTTCACCTCGTAAACGTCAGAGGCGGTGCCGGTCGGGTTGTCGTCGAGATACTGGTGAGTCGCGGTGAGCGTCCGCGAACCGGCCGCGACGGCCACCGTTTCGATCGTGCCGTCGCCCCAATCGATCTCGACCGTGTGGGTATCGAGCGAACCAGGATCGTCGAAAGTGAGTGTTAGCGTTGCGACGCCGTTTTCGTTGATCGCGGCGATGGGGTCGATCTTCACGCTCGACGGCGGAACATTGTTCACCAGTGCCGCCGCCGAACCGAAGCCAACGCCGCCGTCGTCGTCGGTCACCTTCACGGTAATCGCGTACGTGCCGTTATCGCCATAGGCGTGGGTCGCGTTAAGCGTGTGCCCCGTTGCGCTCGCGATCGTGACATTGCCGTCGCCCCAGTTGATCTCAACCTGGTGCGTGTCTTGTGAACCGGAGTCGTCGAACGTCACCGTCAGCGCGACTTGGCTCCCTTCGTCGACAATGTTGGCGACGGGGGTCACCTGCACATTGCTGGGGGCACTGTTGTTTACCTGCACCGTTGCATTGCCGACCGCTTGACCGCCATCGTCGTCGCGAACCGTCGCTGTGACCGTGTAAACGTCGGACGAGGTGTCGGTGGGGTTGTCGTCGATATATTGGTGCGTTGCGGTGAGCGTGCGCGAACCGGCCGCCACGGCGACGGTTTCGACCGTGCCGTCGCCCCAGTCGATGTCGACCGTGTGTGAATCGAGCGTGCCCGGATCGTCGAACGTCAGCGTTAGCGTCGCAACGCCGTTCTCGTTGATGGCGGCGATCGGGTCGATCTTCACGTTCGACGGCGGAACGTTGGCAACCTGCACCGTCGCGTTGCCAATCGCCTGCCCGCCATCATCGTCACGGACCGTTGCCTTCACCGTGTAGATGTCGGACGAAGTGGCAGTCGGGTTATCGTCGAGATACTGATGCGTTGCGGTCAGCGTGCGCGAACCGGCTGCCACGACGACCGTTTCGACCGTGCCGTCGCCCCAGTCGATGTCCACCGTATGTGAATCGAGCGAGCCAGGATCGTCGAACGTCAGTTTCAACGTGGCGACGCCATTCTCATTGATGGCGGCGATCGGGTCGATCTTTACGTTCGACGGGGGGACGTTGGCGACTTGCACCGTGGCGTTACCGACCGCTTGGCCGCCGTCATCGTCGCGGACCGTCGCCTTCACTGTGTAGATGTCGGACGAAGTGCCAGTCGGGTTATCGTCGAGATACTGATGCGTTGCGGTCAGCGTGCGCGAACCGGCCGTCACGGCGACGGTTTCGATCGTGCCATCGCCCCAGTCGATGTCGACCGTGTGCGAATCGAGCGTGCCCGGATCGTCGAACGTTAGCGTCAGCGTTGCGACGCCGTTCTCGTTGATCGCGGCGATCGGATCGATCTTCACGTTCGACGGCGGAACGTTATTCACCAGTGCGGCGGCCGAACCAAAGCCGACGCCGCCGTCATCGTCGATCACCTTGACATTGATCGCGTACGTGCCGTTGTCGCCGTAGGCGTGATTGACGTTGAGCGAGTGACCAACGGCGCTCGTGACCGTCGTGTTCCCATCGCCCCAATTAATCTCGACTTGGTGCGTGTCTTGCGAGCCGGCGTCGTCGAACGTCACCGTCAGCGCGACTTGGCTTCCTTCGTTCACGATATTGGCGACAGGCGTCACCTTCACGTTGCTGGGGGGAACGTTCACCACCTGCACGGTCGCATTGCCGGTCGCTTGGCCGCCGTCGTCGTCGCGGACGGTCACTTTCACGGCGTAAACGTCTGACGAGGTGCCGGTCGGGTTGTCGTCGAGATATTGGTGCGTCGCCGTGAGGGTGCGCGAACCAGCCGCCACGGCGATCGTTTCGATCGTGCCGTCGCCCCAGTCGACGTCGACCGTGTGCGAATCGAGCGTCCCCGGATCGTCGAACGTCAGCTTCA
This sequence is a window from Lacipirellula parvula. Protein-coding genes within it:
- a CDS encoding protein kinase domain-containing protein; translation: MDDAAVKAGRCASCGAVVRQLPRRNISETGKAPESSQATWTGDAPRPDSGNMQTIADVGKVGKPPSSGAGEWFLSEEESDANRRSNEMTIELPAPGSGSSSSETIASLELSSMSLELTDDEQSSPKTVAFNAEQTVQFLGGSSAIDESSLTSHWEGTVAGGSSDANVTIKQKETINGSFISNSSLIVKSRNVRTSGATSMVTMSPADAPDYELLNVIGEGGMGVVYAARQSSIARTVALKMLKGEDSKNAAQREKFISEAVVTGELDHPNIVPIYDLGANNDGALFYSMKRVKGTPWNKVIKERSLDENLTILLRAADAVAFAHVNGVIHRDLKPENIMLGDFGEVLVMDWGLARVSPDFPNAASVSQSDAMGGTPAYMAPEMATGPIEKITAASDVYLLGAILFEAIVGKPPHSGKTVMACLFSAAKNQIIATDRNGELMDIAMKAMATDPAERHATVPEFQQAVRDYQSHSQSIHLVEHAERHLKAAAEQQDYELYARANYGLEEALVLWIGNHRAAALLDSARIDYARLALAKGDYDLGVSLLDEQRESHRETLVELRRGLAERASRQRRIKLLKGAVAALIAAVIGIVSIAFVAVRSQRDEAVSQRIRAVAAEDEAKQNFAKAEVARDRAEKETVRATNAEGEAKENLAIAVEQRQKAEAATIAAEKAQDAEEYAAYVARIGLTKAKIDEGAFDRAAELLAQCPPELRGWEWGRLDYLCNLAERSWKNSAPIDAAAFAPDATHVATGDWDGKATIWNLQTGKPVHELPQGEYVHAVAYDGAGARLAAGGSDGVVNVYSVADGKLLAKLVGHEDAILSVRFSPDDRYLLTSGYDHTARLWDLATGKEMQTLRGHTWWVWSAEFSPDGKQIVTAGQDGKAIVWQRDSTAASGEYKQRTEFTRHRGPVYAARFSPAGDRIATAGYDGKVLLWDPTEAQGIDIARRLDGSADPPAHETELLAHRGPVRTLAFAPDGATLASGGQDNVIVVWDLAAAKPLKQLRGHASHVRSLAYSADGQQLLSGGRDAQIKLWRPAAYAEQRPLDGGDEDSRYAILSSRFSRDGSEIVTASADRSASVWNAASLGRLEQLAEGHDFLASSAVFFADGSRLATGAGDGTVRLWDVATGAENLRLDDTGRTAALAVSGDGSLIATGGAGGSAIVWDANSGDKLATLDGHQAEVTAVAFAPNGQLLATGDDQGHARLWRFDPASKTWQAGDWLRGHSRTITAMTFADDGARLITSSGDNTCGQWDVATGKEIRAGVLKHPEWVTDVAVSADGKLALTSCDDGKLRLWSLADAKLLQTMESPTPETAFTSIDLSSDGQLAVTACSADGTVRLWNLADGTELTVSDEASGKPQPWLNLGDDGGLVWAARFTPDDRGVLSIGGNDARIFNLDSRELEVRFSPHGVVASADLSPDGKRVVTGSWDRSAKIWDRATGNVVAKIDALHDGFINSVRYSPDGTKVLTASDDGTARLWNAADGAPLEPKFGDGKMRFRQAVFSPDGTRVLVSAEDKTGRVYDAASGELLLTLAGHEWAVRSGDYSADGKWIITGSDDNTAIVWDAATGEQRQTLAGHTGAITSVALTADGGRAITGSEDNGVKLWDAATGKELLTLAGHGEEVTSVSFSPDGSQALTSGRDGRTLLWPTLPWGGEQAAKP
- a CDS encoding beta strand repeat-containing protein gives rise to the protein MAIPPRRRSRSRSTRATVPKFTLPKFTLAPRRLEPRRMLDAAAPALALETVAVGAAFTPSSDEAAAAAPPVASLNGNTAPSNINIQTPIVINENGVATLSLTFVDPDASDTHTIFVDWKDGSTQTFNLAAGQTSFLTTHQYLDDNLPGPATEDYDVLVRVTDSAGEFSEVTSKITVNNVAPSNLQLAPITPVNENGVATLKLTFDDPGSKDTHTVEVNWGDGSAVQVYNVPTGDRSFTATHQYLDDNPTATPSDTYTVSVRLVDDDLGVTTATTTATVNNVAPSNVKVTPVASILAEGGQASLKLTFDDPGSQDTHQVEINWGDGNTTVTTAVGHSLNVNHTYGDNATYAIIVKVIDDDGGVGVGSAAALVSNVPPSNVKIDPIATIDENGVAVLKLTFDDPGTLDSHTVDVDWGDGTIETIAVAAGSRTLTATHQYLDDNPTGTSSDVYAVKVTVRDDDGGQATGNATVQVVNVPPSNVKVTPVANIVNEGSQVALTVTFDDAGSQDTHQVEINWGDGNTTVTSAVGHSLNVNHAYGDNGTYAINVKVIDDDGGVGFGSAAALVNNVPPSNVKIDPIAAINENGVATLTLTFDDPGTLDSHTVDIDWGDGTIETVAVTAGSRTLTATHQYLDDNPTGTSSDIYTVKATVRDDDGGQAVGNATVQVANVPPSNVKIDPIAAINENGVATLKLTFDDPGSLDSHTVDIDWGDGTVETVVVAAGSRTLTATHQYLDDNPTATSSDIYTVKATVRDDDGGQAIGNATVQVANVPPSNVKIDPIAAINENGVATLTLTFDDPGTLDSHTVDIDWGDGTVETVAVAAGSRTLTATHQYIDDNPTDTSSDVYTVTATVRDDDGGQAVGNATVQVNNSAPSNVQVTPVANIVDEGSQVALTVTFDDSGSQDTHQVEINWGDGNVTIASATGHTLNATHAYGDNGTYAITVKVTDDDGGVGFGSAAALVNNVPPSSVKIDPIAAINENGVATLTLTFDDPGSLDTHTVEIDWGDGTIETVAVAAGSRTLTATHQYLDDNPTGTASDVYEVKATVRDDDGGQAVGNATVQVNNVAPGNVVAAPVASIITEGSQVNLGVTFDDVGSQDTHQVEITWGDGHVTVGTATGHAFSANHTYADNGVYAVYVKVIDDDGGVGEGSAAVHVNNVAPTLTVPGSQTVNEGGVLSLPNIGQFTDPGFNNPLNAGNVLNGGETTEEFTYEINWGDGSANSTGAATIDQLGSPGAPTAGSFDGTHVYADNGVYTVTVTVRDDDGGVTTSTFQVTVLNVDPSLKFQNPAIVVNEGTPITLGGIGVGVTDPGFDNGAQGTQETFHDATVDWGDGTGPQSLTINNRVSGSPGVATTADFVSTPHVYADNGTYTVTVRFRDDDGGFVDRTFTITVENVAPSLNLTNGVFVIDEGQTLNLPNLGTFSDPGFNNPNNPNGASVESFYYTIDWGDGTTPQTGQLPASVTNGSPGTPTLGTLASSHKYADNDADNKYTITVTLFDDDGGSVTKEIEVTVRNVNPTLKPIVATDVNNKGETTLTLQFTDPGADKFNVQVDWGDGTISTYPVDVAGNGQTQVFMHKYSGPPDPLNPTGDITLTVQVFDDDFDTPGVVAIGASNIETVDISQPGLGAEKFRIDTSPQVAILTFPDRQVVPLLPTAAESRLVTIITTDDGGGGGDTRAASERYLELCVINPDGTTGQRFRLPSNVLNNLPALFKNLPDNHYVIYLVQSETNARRLVIDVFVRNGKLIDPGDDSEGARDRPPTEEATTQPAEEQPAAVPIGDEGAAVEPPTQLEPLAGLGMRPRSSTAIYHGATLAGVAIALSGAGKSSYHQMEEAIARAKPDQWKRLRSALTRPKKPR